One region of Primulina tabacum isolate GXHZ01 chromosome 1, ASM2559414v2, whole genome shotgun sequence genomic DNA includes:
- the LOC142546245 gene encoding polygalacturonase-like, with product MRAGILCCFLVFFLRILCLVCVRTSPFASNHHGFALNINNIKFAGQNPQSLQTFLTSNQRAMLKKRLILEMGASKYKEINMIGSSPPNCDHKCYGCMPCEAIQVPTTSSRVGLQYTNYEPEGWKCKCGPTFYSP from the exons ATGAGAGCAGgaatcttgtgttgttttcttGTCTTCTTTCTGCGAATACTTTGTTTGGTTTGTGTAAGAACCTCGCCTTTTGCTTCAAATCATCATGGCTTTGCTCTTAACATCAACAATATTAAAT TCGCAGGTCAAAATCCCCAGTCATTGCAGACATTTCTCACATCAAATCAG CGGGCCATGTTGAAGAAAAGATTAATATTGGAAATGGGAGCTTCAAAATACAAGGAAATCAACATGATCGGATCAAGCCCACCAAACTGCGACCACAAATGCTACGGATGCATGCCCTGTGAAGCCATTCAAGTTCCCACCACAAGCAGCCGCGTGGGTTTGCAGTATACTAATTATGAGCCAGAAGGCTGGAAATGCAAGTGTGGCCCGACATTCTATAGCCCATAA